Genomic window (Streptomyces sp. NBC_01431):
CGCGGTCTCCTCCTCGATCCGGTCGGCCGCGTACGTCACGATTCCCCCAGGCGGCTCCCGGCCAGCTCGACCTCGAAGGACTCGTTGCAGTGCGGGCAGGCCACGGCCGCCCGGGTGTGCCCCTCGGCGTTGATCTGCCGGTAGAAGTCCTGGAGGAAGGCCAGGTCGGAGGCGAACATGTTCTCCACCGTGCCGTCGTGGACGTCGCCGAGGGTGCCGAGCCGGGTGATCACCCGGCCGAGCAGGACCACCGACAGGTACGCCGGGTTCTCGCGAACCCGTACGTCCCGCAGCGGGACCAGCTCGTCGCGGGCGGTGGCAAGACGCATCGCACCGTGGCGGTGCACGGTGCCCGACTCGTCCACGTAACCGCGCGGCAGCTCGAACTCGAACTCGGTGCGCAGCGGCTCGCGCGCGCCCGACGGGGGCTGGGCCTGCGCCTCGGCTCCCCCGACTCCAGGACCTTCGCGCCGCATTACTCGATGACCAGCTCTTCGAAGGTGATGGTGACCTGCTCGGTCATCGCGGCGGCGTCGCCGGCCTTGACCGAGCTGATCTCGACCTTGGTGCACCAGGCGTTGCGCAGGTTGTAGCGCTTCACCGGGTTCTCCTGGTAGTCCATCATGATGATGGAGGCGTTCTTGCGGGCCGAGCCCATGTTGCCTTCGATGGACTGCTTGATCCACTCGGAGAACGTGGACGACTGGGTGGCGCCGCGGGTCACGGTGCACTCGCCGGCCTTCTTCACACCGGGCAGCTTCTTGATGACCGGCTTGCCGGCCGAGGAGACCTGCTGGTACTCGATGACGTCCTGCTCCATCGAGAGGCTGCTGACTTCCTGCAGGTACTCGACCATGACACCGTCGATCTGCAGGCCGAAATTGTGGGTGGTGAGGGCATCACCGGGCTGAAGCGACATGCTGGGTTACTCCTGTTCGTACGAAATCGGCCTAGAAAAAGGGGAGTTGGTGCTGACTACTCCTCCAGCTCGCCGCCGCCGCCCGAGAACTGGGCCAGGCGGAACACCACGAACTCGGCGGGCTTGACGGGCGCGATGCCGATCTCGCAGACGACGCGACCGAGGTCGACGGACTCGACCGGGTTGGTCTCCTCGTCGCACTTCACGTAGAAGGCGTCCTCGGGCCGCTGGCCGAACAGGGCGCCGTTGCGCCACTCGTTGACCAGGAACGCCGAGATGTTGCGGCGGATGCGGGCCCACAGCGCCTGGTCGTTCGGCTCGAACACCACCCACTGGGTGCCGATCAGGATCGACTCCTCCAGGTAGTTGAAGTAGCGCCGCACGTTCAGGTAGCGCCAGGCCGGGTCGGAGGCGAGGGTGCGGGCGCCCCAGACGCGGATGCCGCGGCCCGGGAACGCGCGGATGCAGTTGACGCCGACCGGGTTCAGGAGGTCCTGCTCGCCGCGGGTGATCTGGAGTTCCAGGTCGACGGCGCCGCGCACGATCTCGTTGGCGGGAGCCTTGTGGACGCCGCGCTCGGAGTCGTTGCGCGCCCAGACGCCGGACATGTGGCCGGACGGCGGTACGACCTTGGTCTGGCCGGTGGACGGGTCGAAGACCTTGACCCAGGGGTAGTACAGGGCGGCGTACCGGGAGTCGTAGCCGGCCACCTCCATGCGCCACTTGC
Coding sequences:
- a CDS encoding phage tail protein, whose product is MSLQPGDALTTHNFGLQIDGVMVEYLQEVSSLSMEQDVIEYQQVSSAGKPVIKKLPGVKKAGECTVTRGATQSSTFSEWIKQSIEGNMGSARKNASIIMMDYQENPVKRYNLRNAWCTKVEISSVKAGDAAAMTEQVTITFEELVIE